The Leptodactylus fuscus isolate aLepFus1 chromosome 5, aLepFus1.hap2, whole genome shotgun sequence genome segment ctgctttaaacgctgctgcccGGCtcagcgtgtgtaggcgcgatgacgtcatcacatcgcgcctacaattatgtcagtggagtgagcagagagaggagtggcgggggagcgatggaagaggtaagtgtaagtgtttgttttgtgtttaacattaagatggaacataatgaaggggcccattaaactggggggcaaatgaaggggaggggggggaacggcatgacactgtggaagatgaagggaggggggagagaatggcatgacactggggcagatgaagggggtagggagagaacggcatgacactggggcagatgaagggtgtgaggagagaacggcatgacactggggcagatgaagggggtggggagagaacggcatgacactggggcagatgaagggggtggggagagaacggcatgacactggggcagatgaagggggtggggagagaacggcatgacactggggcagatgaagggggtggggagagaacggcatgacactggggcagatgaagggggtgggtagagaacggcatgacactggggcagatgaagggggtggggagagaacggcatgacactggggcagatgaaggggggaatggcacgacactggggcagatgaagggggggaacggcatgacactggggcagatgaagggggggaaatggcatgacactggggcagaatggcatgacactgaggaagatgaaggggggagaatggcatgacactggggcagatgaggggggaacggcatgacaatggggcagagacagggggacatgaaactgtgtgcagttgaaagggggagaacagcatgaaactggggagagagatggagggggggcatataatttacgggtgactgtaggaggattatactgtgtgggagcacatgaaaaatgaatgagaatgggcggagtcaacagaaaagtaggtggggctaaattttgttgcgccgcacattttctccctctttctcctcttcaaaagttgggaggtaatacttaattggtatgtcacaaaataaagcagttttaaaatggcggggggggggggggcagacacttgggCTGTATGggcccccaaaattcctgatggcggccctgcctggaCCAATCAGCTATATGGAGCTGCTTCCGGTGCCCACCCGGTAAACAAATTGGGGCTGGAAGCCGAAAgatcttctgctctataacagccCAGGGCCTTCTTTTCAGCTCAGGCCtaattcacatcagtgtttgggtttccgttcgaggATTCCACTtgggcattaaaaagcagttaccttcaggaaacccacggaccccatagactataatggggtccttgtggtctaTGCTCAGTTTCTgctcaaatcatgcggagagaaaagtgttgcttgtaggacttttctctccgcatgttttgtgtggaaaccacttggaccccattatagtctatggggtgccaTTGAAGTCAGTGAGCGCTAAGCTACAGTGAACGCACTGGAAGCAACTCCATACAGATGATCGGTCATGAGGATTAGccatataaaaaaatgaaaaagctggataacccctttaagtaagcctTACATAGGACATAGATAGTAAAATATATTAGAATAAGCTTGGCAATATCTAACAAACTCCATACACTTTTGGGTATGTATTAAGACTAGAGTTTCTTACACCAGTCTTAAGAtatgttcacatggggattttccaccacaaaatcagctccaaattccacccGGAATCAGCCTACAATAATTTCCATGGGGGCAGAAACTgagtttttttcctctagcagaaaaaataatCAATATTCCAACAGTTTCAACCTGAAggaccccattgaaatgaatgggaggcggaaaattaaCACCTGGCTGATGTGGAATTCCATGCAGAATTCTGTGGCAGATTTGGTAAagcttctgaattcctgaagcagtaTTGATCAACTTCTACAAATTCTGCCGTGTCAACCTGAATGGTCCGGGAGGATCTTGAAATAAGGGGCGACCTCCATTTGTTTGCATCCCAAAGGGGTGTGGCAAATTCCACAAAAATGGGCATGACCATGCGGGCCATTCAGTTCTCCCGGAACACTGCCCGCAAATGTTGGCAAGTATCACTTAAAGGCATCACTTGAAATTCTTCAACTCGAGTAGAACATTGGTGTCAGGGTGTCATTTTACAATACTCAACAATGGTGTACACAATAGAGAGAAGGCTTTATCGCAAACACTACTCTGGGCCCCCCCAGGACTGAAGGGCCTAGTGTTTTTCCCCTTTGAGTTAGCTCCCCACTAATATAATATCTGCATATTAGCAAAGGGAATTGGACCATCTCAGAATGGACTCCTACACCTCAAGGGCCCCATAGTAAATATAACTCTGTGAACCCCCTCCCAACCCTGAACAGAATGGCCTAGTGTCTGTTTTGCCCTTAAGACCATTTGGGTAAGTCTCCCATTAATACAATTCCTGTAAGTTAGCAAATGGGGTCAGACCAGCTTAGACTGGACCCCTACAGCTCAAGAGCCCCATAGCAAATATAACTCTGGGCCCCCCAGAACAGAAGggcctggtgtttttttttccccctctacaCAATTTGGGTTAGTTTCCCATTAATACAATTCCTGGATATTAGCAAATGGAGTCGGACCAATGCAGGCTGGACCCCTACACCTCCAGGTTCTCATAGCAAATATAACACTGGCCCCCAGAATAGAAGGGCCCTCCACACCATTTAGGATAGTTCCCCACTAATACAATACATGCATACTAGCAAATGGGGTCTGACCAACTCAGGCTGGACCCCTACACCTCCAGGGCCCCCTAGCAGTGGTATGATCTCTGATCCGTATATATCACTGCGGATCAGTCAGGGCTCCACTATACGCTGCCATTCATTACATCTGTATGTCTCTCGCAGTCTCTCCTGTCTATCCACCGCCCCCTCTCCGTCTTCTCTTGACAACGTGTAACCACTTTTTTCCCAGCTCGATAATAAAATGAATGAGACTTTGGGGTCAATACATTTTAATTCGTTAAATGAAGAAAAATGCAGAATTGCAGAAGGAGTATAAAGATATTTCTATACAGGGAGCTCGAGCTACAGATCTTCTGGCTGCTAACTCATCACCTGTCGTCTTTGCCGTAGAGGCGCCATTATTTGCTTCAGGTTTCCTTCTTTGTATTCTATGTACTTGCTTTTCGTCTGGTTTTGGTCAGAACAAGTCCGTCTGATTGTAATATTTCTTCGTGTGACAGAAATTCTGCTCGGTAAGAGTCTTTTCGATGGATTTGTCTCAGTGGAAATTTGCGGAGAATGAGCCTGCAGATCATGATGCTTATTATTTCACCCTTTATTCTATTTATACATATATTAAACTCACATAGTTGTGTCTAAGCACCAATAATTTACGTAGCGAGAGGTGGCCGTAACGTCAGAGTACCCAACAGGTGGCTGTACATGGTATCAGTCCAGCATGACTCTTCTGGTTGTCATGGGTTTGAGGCTTGGACCCCTTTATGGAGGGTTTGGTTGGGTCATTATATACAATTCTTAAGTCCATGTGATTGTGCCAAGGATGTCTCAGAAGAGGGCGGTGAAGAATAGAGCCAGGAGGGTGGACATCATGCTGGCATGGTGCCGGGATATCCCAGAGTGGCCTTCATCTATCCTTAAATCCGGGGTAAGGTCTGTGAGATGTGACTGCAAAATAGAGCAAATGGATAACAATGGCGTGACAGCCCCATAGAAGGCGCAACGTTATGTGGGCCGGGATTAACCGTTTTAGCATCTAGAGCTGTAAGGTGACACAACAACTCATCGCACTTGGTTTATCTCACTGATAAAAGCAACGTGACAGAAGCATTGTGACTCAAGGGCAGTGGCACGTGGCGGCATGTTCAAGATGTAGGAATCTCCATGGGTATTATGGATTGCAGTGTGAGTCGTCCCTGTGGGCACCACACTGCATAATTGGGCTGTTGTAGGCAGGAATAGGACAAGCGAGATGTTCAAGTGAATTTTTCACATTGAACATGTTGTTCGATCTGCCAGCTGCATgtgatagagcaggaggagctgagcagattgatatatgggTTTATAGGAAAAGTTTCAGTATAATTTGTATTGTGCTGATCCAGATCTCGGGTTAAGAGTCTAGTAGGAGGTCCTAGTGAGTAACTGGCAGTTATTTTTCAAAGTAGAGTCTGTCAGTGATTGGCTTCACTTTAAAAAATAACTGTCAGTTAGTGAGAAGCCCCGCCCACTGAGGTCAGAAGGGAGGAGATTTAGATCAGCACATTACATGTTAGactgaatcttttcctataaaactatatatcaatctgctcagctcctcctgctctataacatgctacagATATCAATGGTTTGGTATCTACCCTGCAAATTACAATTTTAATGTAATAATAGTTGATTTTTAGTTAATGGCCTAACAGATATTAACATCCACCAGataaccagaaaactggtgtgaactATAGTATGTCAGGCAGAGGCATCTCCGTTCTGCACAGGGACCCGAATGACAGAGAGCTGCACCGCtacagcggttacctgcagacaccggcgtaccccattgactataatggggtcagccagATGCCTACCCTTTTCATATagatgcagggcttttctctctggcGATTACTGGTGGTTTCTGCGGCAGAGTCTCTAACGgagaagcagatgtgaacttagcctggaTATTATTACTAACATATAATCAGGTTCCCTAGTGCCCCAATTATTACCTTTGCAGAGCACAGCAGGGAAGGCCGAAAGTCTCGATCCTCTACTTCCCCTGCTGAGGCTGCAACTCATGGCCACACGACCAACTAGTCTATGGAGAGAGAGCTGTAGAGCGGAGCGGTGACTTCCAGCAGTGGGTTACAGCTCTTCATGAACTAAATCCCCACCAAGCCTAGACAGTCTTTAGTCGTCAAAGTACACTAGGAGTCATAGTTTTTCGCAACCGGTGAGCTAATGGCAGGTTGGACACCATTGTTTAAGATCAGATAAGATCAGAGAATACATGGACAGGGGAACCTGACAACCTTATACATGACCGCATGACTAGAGAGATGATAAGAGTAGTCAGCGTGCTTATAGGTTATGGAATATAGTGGAGAACACAGAGCACATGAAAAGTGAAGAGATAAATGGATGACGGATAATATAATACCTCGGAAACACAGAGCCTAATGTGGGGTGAGCTGTCATTCTTCTTGTCCTGCAATACAAAGTGCACTTATCACCTACAGGTAAGTACAAGTATGCCCACCATGTATTACAGAGATACAGATACATAAAGATACCCAATAATAGTTAGATTTGCCAAGGTTGTCCCAATTTTTTATTAACCACCCCAGCAAATTCAGCCTGTATTGGCCCAACAAGGAGGGTTAAATGTTCCGATTTTTTACAGTCGGATGTTGGTAAGTATATAGTACCCCTATCAATGGCATTAGAAGAGAGCGGCTGCTCAACTACTGTAAGTCACAAATTTTGGCCCTTACCTGAATAGAATCACAGATGTCGGGGTTGGTCTCATACACCGTGTTACTGTCACTCTGGTTATCAGGCAGAATATGTCTCTTCTCAGTGCGAGGTGAAATGGTGGTGAGGGCTGGACGAGGGACGTTCTGCTTGTGGACAACATCTGTACCATTACCATAGGCGTATATGGCACTTCCTAAAGGTGCAAAAATACATTTATACTTTATATATCCATATATCTAATATctgtataatctatctatctatctatctatctatctatctatctatctatctatctatctatctatctcctatctatctatctatctatctatctatctcatatctatctatctccaatctatctatctatctcctacctatctatctcatatctatctatctatctatctatctatctatctatctatctatctatctcatatctatctatctccaatctatccatctatctcctacctatctcatatctatctatctatctatctatctatctatctgtctgtctgtctgtctgtctgtctgtctgtctgtctatctatctcatatctatctatctatctatctatctatctatctcatatttatctatctatctcctatctatctatctatctatctatctcctatctatctatctatctatctatctatctatctatctatctcctatctatctatctatctatctatctatctatctcatatctatctatctatctatctatctatctatctatctatctatctcctatctatctatctatgtaatatttgtctcatatctatctttttACATAGTAAATACTATGTATACCTTGTAAGTCATATCCACACTTAGCTATCATCCCCCCTCTATCCCCTGATTCGCCTCCTTTGTAACATCAATCCATCTTTTCCCTATAGTAAATGAATCATCTGCATACAGCAGATCCAGAGACAATGGCTCCTATCGGACCGCGCTCTTTCATGCATTTCTAATGCTGGTGCGTACAGACAATTGAATTATCATGAGGGTCAATGTCACTTAGATCAATAGCAATGCATTGGAGACATATGTTTAAAATGTTTGTGTATTCAAGTCTGGCGTGTAGAGCGAGCAAAATAAACCGGAGTATTCTGTGCAAATGGATAGCCTGCATATAAAACCAGTCCCAGATCTGCCGGGTAGTCGTGTACTCTCTTTGTATGAGGTTGTTAGAAATAGAAAAGTAGAAGTTGTGCATAATACAGCCATTTCTGTACATAGGTTGCATATAGGGGCATACGCAGGATTTTCTAGAATGGTTGTCCTGAGGATTGGAGGCCGGAAAGAAGAGTAATATTGCACAGATGGGGGGGATGTATGGTGTAGGGTGCATATTATAGTCGGAGATGCTCATATACACTATAGCGTCCCCTatgtgccccacatagtataatatccccaaGTCCCGTACAATATAGTCTCCTCAATTTCCACAAAATATAGTCCCCCCAGATCCCATACATTGCAGagcccccaggtcccacacattTTAGTGGCCCCTGGTTCTACACACTACTATGCCCAAAGCCCACACATATGGGGCCCTGGCAGTGCCACTAATACCATAAAAACTTTAAAATACGGATGAATCCCATTATAAGCCAGTGGCGTCTGTCTGTCGCTGGTTGGATCCATCATATGACGGATCTGACACAGCATCATGGCGTCCATTATAAATAAAACTCCTAATAACATAGTAATAGGACATATTAATATCACGTTCCATATTTCAATCTCCCTCGTTCCATGCTCTAACCATGGCCTCCATACTCACGTAGACAACGGTTTTGCGTAAACTCCTTTAAGTACTGCTCACACTTGGATTCTTGATCACCACTTCCACTACAGGAGCACCAAGGTCCTATGGAAAGGGAATGAGGATCGGAATCCAGGAAATTCAGAGCCACATCATATCCTGAGGGCAAAGGAACAGCGACAGTCAATGATGGATCCCGGAAACTGGTAATGACCACTGGAGCCGAAAAAGGAGCCATATACCAACCTATCATCCCAGCGTATGCCCCCAGGCAGGCTGCATAGTTATCCCGAACACAACCGGACGTAGACTGAGGGGAACTCTGACAGTTCGTGATAAAATCTGCCAACCTGGACCTACAAACACACAAAATACATGATAGAGTAAAGTCAATTGTGATATGGTCTATGTAGTGTTTACTCAGTTATGTATAGGGCTATGAGATTCTAAAATATTAATCTAAATTAGTCTAAAACACTGGATGACTAAGtgactactaaaaaaaaaaaaaaatcccgtcGTCATTTTGCTATGATCTAGTTTTAAAGAGatactgtcaccaggtctgaaatgcCCAataacatacatcatctgatcggcactgtcaccctgagtactttggtgttttgtttatcaaaatccgttcagccattcagAAGATATAAGACCTGTAAGCACACAGAGACTCCGCCCCTGAGGAACCGtggtgttaccacccacttagcTCGTATACTCTAATATGCATCaccactaacagggcttatattttgggaatggctgaacggatttggataaacgagACATTAAAATGCTCagagtgacagcgccgatcagatgatgtctgtcattgggcttttcagtgcATTAGTCATGCCAGTAAATTTAGAGATGTGAGTAGGAATAGTGGGAATATGCACAGAATATATTAACATAACAGAAATGGAGAGGAGGCTAGAATATAAATTCAAGTATAATATGAGCAGCCACTGTAAAAAGAATATGAAAATTGTCAGAAGCTAGGGTCAGTCCTATAATATTACGGGGAGAAATTTGTCCAACAGGTAATTTTAGCTATATGCTTCcagtactgcattgtgtgtagtTGTTGGCCCCCGGCGGTCATATATTTGCCATGAAATTCTAAatctttgacaacccctttaagaaaatggaaataaataatattagAAATGCCATGGTACCTGCACATTGGGTCTTGTCTGCAGGTGGCCCACACCTCCAAACAGTTAGGGACCTCAGGGCGACTGAAGGAGCAGCTTGGCACTGTAGTCTGGCGTCGTCTCTCTGCACATGGCTTGTCCGCACAGGGACAGAAGAGAAGGGGGTAGGTCAGATTTGAAGGGATACGCTCCATGAAGACACGCAGATTCTTGTGGCACTTGCGACGGAAACATTGCACGTCGTCTACTGTGTTACAGACGGAGATGAAGGCAGAGCGAAGTTTCTTGCAGATATCGTTCACATTGCAGAACTTAGCCGCATCCAAGCAGGCATTCTGCTTATTGACGGCCGCCTCTGTGCCTATGAGATATAAtacaggggaggtaataaaataATCCCGACAGAAAATATTACTAGATAATAAGGCTTATCAGCAGTGGGTCATGACCTCCCCTGAAACTGATAGCATGGTCAGGTCTAGTGAGATACGATTGTTCCTTGCAGAGACCCCCAGTTGGCAGAGGGACTCTCATAGGCTAGGCAATTCTCCCAGAAGTGACATGTTCCATTTAAAGGGGGtctttgaaaactgactgttgCTAGGAAAGAAGTGATACTCATCCACCCCTTGTCCTTGGCTCAAATGGTATGTCCGCCATACAGTCCGATCCAGCCCAGCTGGAAATGCAGGAGCTTTGGTGACAGCTGAggtcaatcactggcctcagtggtcacatgttggcTACCAGCGACGTATTAGCTGTGACGTCATCAGTACCCAACATGAGACTGCTGATGCCCGTGATTCTCCGTAACATCTGTAATGGTCACCTGAGCCCTTGTACTTCTGGTCCCAGTATTGTGAGGATCAaagagcccagggaaggtgagtataatttagtTTAATGTTTTACCCCACCCCTTTAAGGTCATAGCCATATACTGTCCTAATTATTACAGAGGAGAATGTATAAGTAATGTTATTATCCCttatcatgtaatatacatggATTTATACAAGGGGCCCCTTTACTGTCACTCACCAGAGTTGATCGATGCCAGGCGAAAGATGTCTGATAGACGGGAGGTCACGGGTTCATATGGCGACGACTCGTAAAACTCGTCCCCTGGGGAGAAAAATAAGAATTTCTTACAAGGCTCACAACGCTCAGTGTGTTACACGTGGTGACCTCTTATCTCCAAATCTCTACATTTCCAATGAACATCCCTCGTCCATCCAGAAACCCTAGTTTTGTGGGGTTTTTATCCTTGACTTTTCCTTCCTAGGACACGAATAGTGAGAATAGGTGATTTCCATGTGTTTTATATTACAGGCACTCAATGGATATTTCTGCCGCCAGGAAATCTGGTTTGCACTTTTTATTGGATTACATCTGATATTTAATGTGGCTGCGCCTTTATTCTTGGTATTCTGATGTTACTTTAATCGTAGGGTTGATCTTAGTGTGTTCCTAAAATGTTCTAGCAGGGGGCTGGGTTGGTCTGTGAAGGTTTCCCTCAACCCTTATAGGCAGCAAATTTAGGCATGGAGATGTTATAGGGTCTCACAGCCTTAGTCTAGGCCTCTCTGAGTTTCTGGTCAGGCCTTGGTGTGTTggaccatcaatatttggtatgacctttaACCTTtgacttccatcaattcttcttggtacttgcatgCAAGTCCTTCTGACCCTAAGGAGGACCATCTCTAGGATGGTCTCCATTATTGCATTCCTTTGAATACTCTTGCACCTTACTACCCTCAGTAAAGAAGAACTTTTATTCCAAGTCACTCCTATTAATTCCTGCATTTCACCTACAAGGGCACCCCAACCACCAACAGCCAAGAGATATCACCCAGGGTGTGAATAGCTAAACCCCTATCATCAGCATTGCGGGCCCCCACACCACTGCACCAACCCTGGGGACTTAGGAAGACCAATGGAGGAAAGGCTCACCAACACTGTGAACCTCGGGACAACTATCCCAAAGGCCCAACACTACCTACATTCCTGTGCCCTGGGTCACGGCATACAGATCTATGGATATTTCTCTGTGACGTTAAGAGAATGAGTGCAATTGAAATATTGACTGTAAAGGGTAAGACTGGACTTAAAAACACAATGGGATGTGTAGACCCTCACTAAACTGAGAGACTTCCACCATTCCGATTTTTGAGGCATACCCTTAGGGTATCGATAGCTTTTGTTGAGATAAAAACCATAAATTTCAGCCAAAAATCATCTTTCACTTATGGTTAAATTGGGACCCCAGTCCCCTACCCTCCTTAGAAGCACAACCATGGTAATGGGGAGTTGGGATGGAGCAGGTGAAAATGTCCAATGATACTCCATGGTAAAGATGGAAACATACAGCAGATATCCCAGGTTATGTGACTGGTGGGACAGTGACTGAGGTCCCCCATTCTAGTAATCATGGGGGGGTCCAAGGGTCGTATTTCCACCAGTGGTCATGGGTAGTGCCCTAATGCAGGAATGGTCAGTCCATTCCTGTCCATCACACATTGTACATTCTTCATTTTTACTTCTCATTCTTCTCACCATCGGTCAGGCCAGCATGGATCCCCCAGTAGACTTGTAGACATTGAAGCTCCTTCTTCATTCCCCTTCGGCAGCGGCACATATAGAGGGCGCTCTCCTGAAGCACCTCCAGAGCTGTCTTACATTCCTGGCTGGAT includes the following:
- the GFRA2 gene encoding GDNF family receptor alpha-2, translated to MGDLKMLLTTHLPYGLLFLAHTGLTLSGSSPVSWPHTDCIQANEQCISDQSCSSRLRTLRQCLAGRDRDVLLSSQECKTALEVLQESALYMCRCRRGMKKELQCLQVYWGIHAGLTDGDEFYESSPYEPVTSRLSDIFRLASINSGTEAAVNKQNACLDAAKFCNVNDICKKLRSAFISVCNTVDDVQCFRRKCHKNLRVFMERIPSNLTYPLLFCPCADKPCAERRRQTTVPSCSFSRPEVPNCLEVWATCRQDPMCRSRLADFITNCQSSPQSTSGCVRDNYAACLGAYAGMIGYDVALNFLDSDPHSLSIGPWCSCSGSGDQESKCEQYLKEFTQNRCLRSAIYAYGNGTDVVHKQNVPRPALTTISPRTEKRHILPDNQSDSNTVYETNPDICDSIQDKKNDSSPHIRLCVSESHLTDLTPDLRIDEGHSGISRHHASMMSTLLALFFTALF